One genomic segment of Candidatus Bipolaricaulota bacterium includes these proteins:
- a CDS encoding CxxC-x17-CxxC domain-containing protein produces MEDRQNFGAQRPMVQGNWTCSGCGKEITELPFKPDGDRPIFCKDCHQQRKTNRF; encoded by the coding sequence ATGGAAGACCGACAAAATTTCGGCGCCCAAAGACCGATGGTTCAAGGCAACTGGACTTGTTCCGGCTGCGGTAAAGAAATCACGGAATTGCCGTTTAAACCGGATGGCGACAGACCTATTTTCTGCAAAGATTGTCACCAACAAAGAAAAACGAATAGATTTTAA
- a CDS encoding VTT domain-containing protein, whose product MTLLIAWSVFIYFVDPVKIIDLIGVQNSYIFGFLISVFGGLTTFTATSFIATLVTLALGGVNPWLLGLFAGLGLAISDSVFYYFGKKGSEVISKKTEKRLSKFFAWLKKQPEWLIQILVFLYIGFTPLPNDIVTISLSFSRFPYKKFIIPVFFGDLTFATLVSVAASFGYHVY is encoded by the coding sequence ATGACCTTGCTAATCGCTTGGAGCGTTTTTATTTACTTTGTCGATCCGGTTAAAATTATCGATTTGATCGGCGTGCAAAACTCTTATATTTTCGGCTTTTTGATTTCCGTCTTCGGAGGTTTAACCACCTTCACCGCCACTTCTTTTATCGCCACTCTGGTTACCCTGGCGCTTGGCGGGGTGAACCCTTGGCTTTTGGGACTTTTTGCCGGGCTGGGACTGGCGATAAGCGATAGCGTGTTTTATTACTTCGGCAAAAAGGGCAGTGAAGTCATTTCGAAAAAAACCGAAAAAAGACTGAGCAAATTTTTTGCATGGTTGAAAAAGCAGCCGGAATGGCTTATCCAAATATTGGTTTTTCTATATATCGGTTTTACTCCATTGCCCAATGACATCGTGACCATCTCGCTATCTTTCAGCCGTTTTCCGTATAAAAAATTCATTATCCCGGTATTTTTTGGGGACTTGACGTTTGCCACGTTGGTTTCGGTCGCGGCCAGCTTCGGTTATCACGTTTATTGA
- a CDS encoding RNA methyltransferase encodes MKQSPIESKDNERIRFLRKLTYKKHREKFGRFFVENIKIIHDAAKNGIFPESVFCTENFFDRHKKEIEFVIQKAGDENLCFIGDKVNKSFSELTTPSGVAVIYVIPEFQIKENKPVVYLNGINDPGNLGTIIRSAAAFDFGNLILDELCADAFNYKTVNASKDAIFKVNIAYDENLKKIKQLKKKMSIYSTAIKSGEDAAKIKKGKAFCLVFGSEARGVDDKILKLSDGLINIKTNGQVESLNVACAASIIFSKLYKG; translated from the coding sequence ATGAAGCAATCTCCTATCGAAAGCAAAGATAACGAGCGGATCAGATTTTTGAGAAAATTGACTTACAAAAAACACAGAGAGAAGTTCGGTCGTTTTTTTGTTGAAAACATCAAAATTATTCATGACGCGGCGAAAAATGGAATTTTTCCGGAAAGCGTTTTTTGCACGGAAAATTTTTTTGATCGACATAAAAAAGAAATTGAGTTCGTCATTCAAAAAGCAGGTGATGAAAATTTGTGTTTTATCGGCGACAAAGTCAATAAATCTTTCAGTGAATTAACCACGCCGTCCGGCGTGGCCGTGATTTATGTCATACCGGAATTTCAAATCAAGGAAAACAAGCCGGTTGTTTATCTGAACGGCATAAATGATCCGGGTAATCTGGGAACGATAATCAGGTCGGCCGCGGCTTTTGATTTTGGCAACTTAATATTGGATGAATTATGCGCCGACGCTTTTAATTATAAAACCGTTAATGCCTCAAAAGACGCCATTTTTAAAGTGAACATCGCTTATGACGAGAATTTGAAGAAAATAAAACAATTGAAAAAGAAAATGAGTATTTATTCAACGGCGATTAAATCGGGGGAAGACGCGGCCAAGATAAAAAAGGGCAAGGCGTTTTGTTTGGTTTTCGGCAGCGAAGCCAGGGGAGTGGATGATAAGATTTTGAAATTATCCGACGGCTTGATCAATATAAAAACAAACGGACAGGTGGAATCTCTGAACGTGGCCTGCGCGGCTTCGATTATTTTTTCCAAATTATATAAAGGGTGA
- a CDS encoding DUF2090 domain-containing protein, which yields MREQLLIMPFDHRSSLIRDSIGVKTNVAVQKATLKLFKEIIYAAFLIVQKKYPRKNDLAILVDEKYGAAILKDAKKRKIKICYTVEKSGGKELAFEYGNSFGAHIAKFQPDFVKVLVRYNPSNKEINKRQLKKLKRLGEFCEKKNYRLLLELLVPPTKNDLAIAGSLAAFDKNYRIKKTVDAIGEIKKAVKVDVWKMEGFDKSNWRKIFKVVPEYSKIIVLGRGENEKNVMKWIMDAKIFSKIIGFAVGRTIFLKPLLEYHKKRVSKKRAEELIAADFSKFVKLWNS from the coding sequence ATGAGAGAGCAATTATTGATAATGCCTTTTGATCACCGGTCATCATTGATCAGGGATTCGATAGGCGTCAAAACCAATGTTGCCGTCCAAAAGGCCACTTTAAAGCTTTTTAAAGAAATCATTTACGCGGCTTTTTTGATTGTTCAAAAAAAATATCCCCGAAAAAATGACTTGGCGATTTTGGTTGATGAAAAATATGGAGCAGCTATCCTGAAAGATGCCAAAAAAAGAAAGATAAAAATTTGCTATACCGTTGAAAAAAGCGGAGGCAAGGAGCTGGCTTTCGAATATGGCAATTCATTCGGCGCCCATATCGCAAAATTCCAGCCTGATTTTGTAAAAGTTTTGGTCAGATACAATCCTTCGAATAAAGAAATCAACAAGAGGCAGTTGAAAAAGTTGAAGCGACTCGGAGAGTTTTGCGAAAAGAAAAATTATAGATTATTATTGGAATTGCTGGTGCCGCCGACGAAAAATGATTTGGCAATTGCCGGTTCACTCGCGGCGTTTGATAAAAATTATCGCATAAAAAAGACGGTCGACGCGATCGGAGAAATAAAAAAGGCCGTAAAAGTGGATGTTTGGAAAATGGAAGGCTTTGATAAGTCGAATTGGCGAAAGATTTTCAAGGTTGTGCCCGAATATTCCAAAATTATCGTTTTGGGCAGAGGAGAAAATGAAAAGAACGTGATGAAATGGATTATGGACGCCAAAATATTTTCCAAAATAATAGGTTTCGCCGTCGGCCGGACTATTTTTCTCAAACCTTTGCTCGAATACCATAAAAAACGGGTATCGAAAAAGCGAGCTGAGGAACTGATCGCGGCCGATTTTTCAAAATTCGTGAAGTTGTGGAATTCATAA